From a single Apium graveolens cultivar Ventura chromosome 2, ASM990537v1, whole genome shotgun sequence genomic region:
- the LOC141707454 gene encoding uncharacterized protein LOC141707454: MANLPKNLTPKLLLTLLRSEKNTNTALSLFHSATSHPHYSHTPTIYHHILRRLTEPNLIPHITQIIQTIKTNQCRCSEDVALTVLKAYVRNSMVNNALHVFDKMSDIFGCDPGVRSCNCVLNGFVVSGEWRKAEMFFRSFEGMGVKANAESFNILIKMLCKKGGFGKAVEMVEWMWREGVTPNVVSYGTVINGLAKSGDLGGAVKVFDEMFERGVEADVMCYNVLIDGFFRNGDVLGAKGVWERLIGGASVYPNVVTYNVMISGLCKCGMFEEGMEIWNRMKENEREVDLFTYSSLIHGLCQSGNVDGAGVVFKEMIERGVCPDTVVCNALLDGYCRAGKIKEGYELWDFMGRGYSRNIVSFNTFMKGLFENAKVEEGMKLWQVWRDNNSFAADSTTYGILIHGFCKHGYLNRALMVLKDAEERGDDLDIYSYSSMINGLCNEGRLGEALAMIDHMVLHNCKPNVHVCNTLIKGFIQTSNIEDAIRFFSHMVTEDCYPNLVTYNTLINGLCRLERFDEAYHLVKEMLDKGWKPDMVTYSLLMNGLFQGRKVDSALSLWQEAVDKGLKPDVTMHNIIIHGLCSAGKVKDALQLFLTMTRWTCSPNLVTHNTLMDGFSKSGDCGNALVVWACILRSGLQPDIVSYNIMLKGLCSCCRIADAVCFLKYAVGKGICPTIITWNILVRSVIRDVLA; encoded by the coding sequence CTTCCATTCCGCTACTTCACACCCTCATTACTCCCACACCCCCACCATTTATCACCACATTCTCCGTCGTCTCACGGAACCAAATCTCATCCCCCACATTACCCAAATTATCCAAACAATCAAGACCAACCAATGTCGCTGTTCCGAAGACGTAGCGTTGACTGTACTGAAAGCGTATGTTAGAAACTCTATGGTTAACAATGCACTCCatgtgtttgataaaatgtctgacATTTTCGGGTGTGATCCCGGGGTGAGGTCGTGTAATTGTGTGTTGAATGGGTTTGTTGTGTCGGGGGAGTGGCGAAAAGCGGAGATGTTTTTTAGGTCTTTTGAGGGGATGGGTGTGAAGGCGAATGCGGAGAGTTTTAATATTTTGATTAAGATGTTGTGTAAGAAAGGGGGGTTTGGGAAGGCGGTGGAGATGGTAGAGTGGATGTGGAGAGAAGGGGTGACGCCGAATGTGGTTAGTTATGGGACGGTGATTAATGGGCTTGCGAAGAGTGGGGATTTAGGTGGGGCGGttaaggtgtttgatgaaatgtttGAGCGAGGGGTTGAGGCAGATGTAATGTGTTATAATGTTTTGATTGATGGGTTTTTTAGAAATGGGGATGTTTTGGGTGCAAAGGGGGTGTGGGAGAGGTTGATTGGAGGGGCGAGTGTTTATCCGAATGTTGTTACATATAATGTTATGATAAGTGGGTTGTGTAAGTGTGGGATGTTTGAGGAAGGTATGGAGATTTGGAATCGGATGAAGGAGAATGAACGGGAGGTTGATTTGTTTACGTATAGTAGTTTGATACATGGGTTGTGTCAGTCGGGGAATGTGGATGGGGCGGGTGTGGTTTTTAAGGAAATGATTGAGAGGGGTGTTTGTCCTGATACGGTGGTGTGCAATGCGTTACTTGATGGGTATTGTAGGGCAGGAAAGATTAAAGAAGGCTATGAATTGTGGGATTTTATGGGGAGAGGGTATTCACGGAATATTGTCAGTTTCAATACTTTCATGAAAGGTCTGTTTGAGAACGCAAAGGTGGAGGAAGGGATGAAGCTATGGCAAGTTTGGCGTGATAATAATTCTTTTGCTGCTGATTCGACAACTTATGGAATTCTGATACACGGGTTTTGTAAGCATGGATACCTTAACAGGGCTTTGATGGTTTTAAAAGATGCTGAGGAGCGTGGAGATGATcttgatatatattcatattcttcaATGATTAATGGGTTATGTAACGAGGGCAGGTTAGGTGAAGCATTAGCAATGATTGACCACATGGTTCTTCATAACTGCAAACCAAATGTTCATGTTTGCAATACACTGATTAAAGGTTTTATTCAGACATCTAATATTGAGGATGCAATTCGTTTCTTTAGTCACATGGTAACCGAGGACTGTTATCCTAATCTAGTCACGTACAACACACTTATCAACGGATTATGCAGATTGGAACGTTTTGATGAAGCCTACCACCTCGTGAAGGAAATGCTAGATAAAGGATGGAAGCCAGATATGGTCACATATAGTTTATTGATGAATGGTTTGTTTCAAGGCAGAAAAGTAGACTCGGCTCTGTCTCTGTGGCAGGAAGCTGTAGATAAGGGTTTAAAGCCCGACGTGACCATGCACAATATCATAATTCATGGCCTCTGTTCTGCTGGCAAAGTTAAAGATGCGTTGCAACTATTTTTAACTATGACTAGATGGACATGTTCCCCAAATCTTGTAACCCATAACACCCTGATGGATGGATTCTCTAAATCCGGGGACTGTGGAAATGCATTAGTGGTTTGGGCCTGCATATTAAGAAGTGGGCTTCAGCCAGATATAGTTTCCTATAACATTATGCTTAAGGGGCTGTGTTCTTGTTGTAGAATAGCAGATGCAGTTTGCTTCTTGAAATACGCGGTGGGTAAGGGAATATGCCCCACCATCATTACCTGGAATATCCTTGTGAGATCAGTTATCAGAGATGTTTTAGCATAA